The Vigna unguiculata cultivar IT97K-499-35 chromosome 11, ASM411807v1, whole genome shotgun sequence genomic sequence tattGGTGAAAAAGAAAGTTGTGTATCACAGTTTTAAGAAACATATAATAGTTTCATTCCGTAAGGTACTGAAGAACTGGTTAAGAGAACGTGTGGCTTATATAGAGTCCCCGGAATTTGGTACATCTTATATGTAAGaccctttttattttgattgtatacataaaaactttgattttgatttagtgCTGCTAACTGTGCTAACTAGTAACTCCACTGACGCAAATGATCGTAAACACAATTCGTTATTTTAGAGCGTAAATGTTGTGTGATTGAAGGAGAAAGTGAAGGGAATTTAGAAGAATTTTTGAATGGAATGATGCAGAGTTTCTATGAAATCATGAAGACACGAGTCTGGTCCTGGTGATGGTTTGGCCATTCTGGTTGTTCGGGTTGTGATACTGACGAGTGAGAAGTGATAAGTGACTCATGCAACAGAAACCCATGTGTGTGTTGCACTGTTATTCGTACTTTACAGGTTTTGGATTCGGTTTCATAACTCTACCTCCAAGTTCAAGTGTAACTAACACCTGCCACAGCAAACTACTGAAACATTTCGAAACATATAGCCTAAACACTCTGGTCCTTTTGTCGCCCATTTCATCCAATTCACATGACCACCAAAGATTAGGTATTTTTGGATAATAGCTTAATCTAGTATTTACCTAATCAAATTTTACCGCACCAATAAAAActtcatcttaattttttttttcaaataacataACACAAAGAAagcaattaaattaaataagagTAACACATTCTCTTTAAACCAAATGAGATTTAGGATATGAAGTTAAGACACAccttacaaataatattttttcgtGTTTGACATGTATTGGAACCGACGCATATATAACACTCATACGATATGTATTTGTAAAGTgtctaatttaaaagattttttttttgtgtctttGACATAATTTTAACATTACTCTAGTATAATGTTAATAAGAATAAATGCGatgattttctaaaaatattaacttgtAAATTTATTGCATAAATTGCTcttatgattattaaaataaagaataaatatgatATGATTACTATTTTTCACCTTGGGATATTAGATAAATGAATTAGATTCATTTTCATATTAGGTAACAATATGTTTAGATTGTTATATTTGATTAATCTTGTTTATGGACAATTTTAACTCTATAAATATTGATtgttaaattaaatcatttataatgatcttatatatatagattCATGTTTTCACGTCTCACGTTCTATAAACTATATCCTTCAAAGTGTTCATGTCCCGTGTCTGTGTCATGTCCGTGTGAATATCCGTTCcacatatagaaaaaaaaatgtaatgttGTAATAAGAGTAATTTGTTTTCCTAGACGCTTCATCACCTTCCAATTTctagaaaaaaatgattatcatatatatatatatatatatatatatatatatatatatatatattggttggAGCATAGTAGCCTAATTGATCCCTATCTGCTATGCTGATTAATTAAGAAGctaattaatttagataaaatGATGCATAAGCAGCAGGCTAAGCTGTCGATGGAAGGTGCAGTTGTCATGGTCAACAACGTGGTTGGTTGGTTAGTTGTTTTCACCGAAGACATTGGTATTTATTAGAGGAAAGAGTATAGAAGGATAGGCTGAATGTGTAACAACAAAAGTAACCGAAAACTCAATTGTGATTGTGAATGATGCAAGTGGGGGTGAATTTACTAAGGTTTGGGAGTGAGAATTTGGCATGAATCCCAACATTATAGTTCCATGTTCAATCCAGTGACAGAGAGAGATGTGGTAGCATTTAGATTCCTTTGGACCATGTAATCCGATGTAGCAGAGTTCATGGTTGGACGCAATGCTTAGTGCACTCAGAAATCAGTGTCTCAACAATGCAGGGCTTCCCATGTGGCCCTGCCTAAGCCATCACCACTAGATAACATTTTTGTGTAATAAGacataaattatattcaatgCGCACCACTATTTAGGTTTAACCTGCACCACCTTGCTTCTTTACCtcacctttctttctttcccatGCCCACATTAATAAATTCatcttattaataatattattcagTCACCCTTATCATATACGGTAGTGTCCGGCATTTTAGTCATCTGTCCTCCCATTTCTGTCTCTCTCAATGCCAAACCCCATGCTAATTTGTAGGACATCAATAACATCCATTCACAAGCACACATTCAACCACCTAAACCAATACCCACACAACATTATTACCACCACCCTTTGGTGGAAGATTCACCGGAAAGATACAAAATTAACGAGACACGAGTCTAACTCACTTAATGTATTTATGTCACTTCTAATGCAAAACACAATGAATTTATGAGTTTTGTTCCTTATACAAATATTAGGAAATGAACTTTAAATCTAATCCAGGTTCACAAAACCAACTGTTGGAAGTtctacatcgactagagataaggcgaattcacaatatataaatgaggtgcaaactcaccttacaagccggttttgtggagttgagttaggctttaaacccacttctaacatggtatcagagttaGGTTAAAGGCTATCCTAGCAAACCGCTATCGGACCACTAATTGTTCCATGtatgagatgaatataccttggcgtgagggggtgtgttggaaaTCCCATATCGAatagagataaggccaattcagaatatataagtgaggtgcaaatctcaccttaaagccggttttgtggagttgaattagacttataattgaatttatataactaaaacGTTTTCTTTTGATCTGTTAATGTCCTTGTAAAACTGGACCTTAGGAAAGCGAGGGATTTTATGGATTTGGTGGTATAGAGAAAATTGAGAAAGAGGAATGATGGGAATGGATGTGATGGAAAAAGTAAGGTGGAGAAAGAAGAGATGAAAAATTGGATAGTTGTGTCGGTTTGTTTGTAAGGAAGAACGTACCATAATAGTAGCAGTTGTAGCAGCATATGAAATGAgtataaatgaaaaagagaaatgTATTACAGTGTAAGGTAAGGTGTAGATGGGAAACCAGATAAACGGATGTCGCATTCCTTGGACAGAGGGTTCATGTTCTGTGAATGAGATTAATTGGAGAAAGAGATGGAATTAAAATTAGGGAGAGAGAGTTGAAAGGCCCACCATTTTCACCAAAATGCGGTGCTCTGAGGAGCAAATCAACGAAGGGGATGTTCTTTTAAGTTGATGGAGACTTAACCTTTACTTTGGCACATGAAGGCCATGTTACTCTTGCTCCCAAAATCCACTTGCTAAGGCCCTGTTTCTCAGATCATTCCAACCACTTGAAAACGCCCATCTTTACTCACATGCCTaacctctattttttttactttccaatGCAACCAACCTCAACCCTCAAcacccttttttttcttcttctttactgTCACACCAACTCTTCTTCTCATTGTTGTGTGAAATAGTACATTCTTCGAATCAATTTCCAAGTTAGTTTTGTATATTACAGACAGGTTTTATAGAATcgagttaggtttaaagtttGTGTTTTAAGATGGTCTCAGAGTAATCCGAAACCTATTTTAACGAGATTTATTGTTTGTTGAACTTATTGTGCCACCCACTATCAGATCACTATAAGACTattcattaatgtttttttccACTCTTAGATGTATATATCTTAATGTGAGAAGTGTGATATAGATCCTGAGATGTATATACTTTATCGTGATAAGTGTGTTAGAAATCTCATATTgactataaataatatgaatttataGTATATAGATTAGTACAAACTTAACCTTACATACGTGTTTTGTagaattgagttaaatttaaagaataattcttaaaaattacttttttttccaaGTGAAACTCCTGAGTGACTCGGATTCGATAGGTCTaatatgataagaaaaataatcagAAAGCATTATGGTTAAAGAgtgataaaatataatgaagGTAAAATTTTCATTACCAAATGGTCAAATAAGAAGTATAATCAAAAGGGCCTCTTGTTCATACAAGTGCTATCAAACACATGTCTTTCTTCTTGTGTGCACTCCACACGTTTACGTAACTAAAATgaaattcacatatttcttcTTATGTGACCGACCATCAAATATTTTGATGTCAAGTTAAAGAAAGATGTGTTATAAAGAAAGCACGCTTGTATAAATTTCCCAATTATATTACTGGTTTATATGTTTGGTGTTTTTTGTAGAGTGTGAGATGAGATCCCTTATTTAAGCaagataatattatatatgtaatatgtaTTCTTTCAGCAGGTAAAAAAAGTAGGAGCTCATTCAAATATGaagaaaacattaaattttttctttattatcttAATCTTATGTAGGTTTATTcatgtatatgttttattttaataagaaagcATTTATGAAAAAGCATGGCAAATGACAAGTCAATTCCATGATGAAATTTGTTTGTTTCTACTAATTCAAGACTCTTATCCTATCCAAAAACCTAAGCTTGTGTCCATCTTAAGGAAATATTGAGTTCATTCTTGTTctactttataataataataataataataataataataataataataataataagaacaaatatttattacttatgCATAAAATAGATTGAAATGTCGCTCACAGCTGGCACAACACAAGCAAAGGCTACGTGATGACTTGATAGCCCAAATTGAATCCAActatcaaattttcttttgtcaaagaatgatattttgacattcaattttctttttttgatttcatttaatatCCTCTATGATGCACTTATATGATACGTGTATCATGTACGATATGTCAGacatgtttattttgaaaacaatatatATGATACGTGATATATACATATTGTTTACtatacaataattcttaaaaacatggTAAATATAcgattgttattgtgtgaatccaaattaaaatcatttgtattaaagttgttaatgtaataaattataaattattgtcataacaaaagtattattgttttataaattagatatatCATTGATAAATATGGTAAAGTACCATATATAGATATATGTCAGACAAATACGTAATCTAAATTAAAGTATCGATAAATATCGTTCTTTATTATCTTTCACTCTATCTTATTctttatagataaaaaatttacttttgttGAGATAATTTTACTCgtataataaattatcaaatgGTAGTTATTGgtgtcaaaagaatctttttCCTTGTATTCTTATGAGTACCAGCGAAGGTACCAAAGGGCATTCCTTTCTATGAATAACATGCATTACTTTGTTGTACCAATGTACCTGCAAACTACCTAGTTGGTAATTTTTGGTCTGGTGACTGTACCTGCTCAAAAGAACATGAATGTGGGAACCTCACTTAGAACTACAAAACCCACCAAAATAAAACAGCTGGAAGTTGGATTTTCCCATTAACGGCAAGCCCTAAGGTCTACTGGTACAACATTACCCACCCAAACCCACTCAAATGTGTGTATGTTATGCCAGCCTTTGAAGGGACCCTACCCTTCCTCAACCCACTTCAATGCATTACCATTTCAAAACATTTTGTATAATCATTTCCCCCTACAACTCAAACCTACACCATTTTCATCATTCACACTTACTCAACACCTCCACCACTAACCTATATTCACTCTTTAACATGTGCCTATTTGGATACCTTTTTTTATACCTTCCAAAAAATTGGGTTCAGAACAACTAGGGTTTCAGTAGCCTATCATGGAACTTGTCCTCATGTCCAATTTCCCCATTCTCTACTCAAATATTCTTAGTTATTAGTTGTGCTTTGAATAACtatgaaaaattaatgaataaatatgATTGAAAGCCTAATGCTTCTCCATGATTTTGTTTAAAAGTATGCACATGCTTAAAAGTCAAAGTTTTCAAAAGGTTGCAAatgcttttatatattgtttcaCCCGTTTTTGTTTgagattcaaattaaaataaatgtttgttATCTTTTACAAGACTCGATTCATTACGTCTCTCtcttgtattaattatttttcaagagGTTATTCTCTAACACAAAAAAGGTATTGCTGCCAATAGCTTTAAGACATGATTGTAAATTTGAGTTATATTTATTGCTATCaactaaatttaactatttcCTTCATATTGATAAATTAGTTAGTTGAGTCTTATAATTAGGAATAGTACAGGGAAAGTATTTTAGTTCAGTGATAACTGCATAAAGTAGAGCATGAAACTCAGACCAattcacaaatttaattaaataaatatattagtgCAACATTAATGCCTTCCTTTCCATAAATCAATCACAGGAATAACCATAAATGTTtatcatattttcataaaattaaaaatttatcaagtGTGCTACTTCGAGTATGAAATCACCACTGGGTGTGTATTAACAGTAACAATGCTTACACATATCCCTAAGTTTTCAGATAATTTACCTGCACATATAGCCATCAAGCATATAATTACTTTATCTCTCACAAATACAATTTAATGGGTATCCATCAAATCAATTACCCAATAGTAGGATTCTGTCAtgtcaagtttaaaaatatatttgacaaaAACTTATTAACAAATGCTTAATTGAATTGCTTATTTTAGCTTGTCTTTAATTGCTGTCGACAtgatatatctattttttttattcagatGACATATCTAAATTTTATAGGTATATTGAATATACGTtataataaatgagaaataCTACACTTTCTAATCTTTTATGGTTAAATCATACACATTAAGCCGCTTCTGTTTATTGGCAGAGTTACACTACTCTAAAATTACAACACCGTtgacaaaacaaaaatgaaacaagTTACAATACAGTTGAAGAATCAACTAGCTGATTAGAAGCACACAATCCATCCCATTCTTCTGCTCCCTCAGTCATTACAAAAAAAACCTCCAAAACCCTAATTGTACATCTACTGGTCAGAAGAAGATTTAAACTGCTGATGCTGTCCATCTATCAAGTTTATCTGTCGTCTGAGTTTAGCAATATGTGCTTGAACCTGAATTTGGAAGCACAATGAGTTTAGTCAaaattttcttactactttaagaTGATTGAACAATCAAAATCTAcaagaaaagttaaaacatgCTCACAATtaaccaacaaaaaaaatagactCAACCACACCTTTCTCAGGTCCCCCTTGTGATTCACTACCATAAATGGGGATATACAAGTAACACTAAGGCAATCAACAGCTTATGAAGCGCATACAAGGAAAAGGATTGTAATACAGACTTCAACACACTGACAAAGCCCAGTGATTTGGATGAAGATAAAGTTCTTCTACACagtgtgctctcaaattaaaaggaaaatatgaaTAATGTCAGCATTATATGCCCCACATAGAAAATGATTAGAACATATAGAACCCACATATGTTGATGATAATGGATGTGTTAATTAAATCGTTAACTGATGAACAAGTAGGAGTGATGGAACATGATAGCTATTAAATAAAACTAGAATAATGTTAATCAGCATATAGACCATCGTATCTGTCTTCTGTCCCTCACCTCCTTCCCCTCGGTTGGCTCCGTGTTCTTTACTAgttgaattaaattatttaattacaacCCAGAATCCCATACAACCACACATATACAACAAcgtaaattaagaaaaaacatttcTTGATTCTATTCCGATACTTCAAAGGCACAGTTATTTAGAGTTCAACTAATCCACAAAAAGGGccatacaaacaaaaataaactccCAAGCAGAGATCATTAGTCACAGTTTCTTGACGGATGAATCTGAAGTACATGTTCtgaaaaacagaaaattttaagaaaaagaaatctgCAAAAATTCTTATACATATTCCTTTTTTGATCAAACATGAACCTTGCATCAAGATCGTAAATCATGATACTATTCCTACAACATTTCTCCATACAGAACTATCTGGTTCATCTATAATTTACATTGCTAAGggttttttactatatacaagaGATCAAGTATGATGCAAACTTTTCTACTTTGTAAAGATGCAGGCTTCTGCTTGCTGTCACGGCTCATTTTAATCCATGAATGTACCATTAAGGCATCAACAATTGATAATCGATTTGACATCCATAAATATTACATactttaaatatgataaaaacatTGTCATACATACCTGCTGTCGAGCTGCTGCAAGCTGTAAGAGCTCATCTGCTTCTGAGAAATTCGTGAACCATTGACTTAAAGAATGATCTTTGGTATCACCTTTCCTCCTTTTACTTGCATCCTCAACAGGTACTGCATTTCCAAGTTCTttcaactcaagcatggaaaaTGGAAAGCTATAGATAACAGGGAGTAATTGCTACATAACATACCGGGAGGAGGCAACGTAAGCCCAGGAGGTAATCTTGGCAAGTTCACAGCTGGATGACTCTGCAAACGAGATAAAAAGGCCTCTGAAGGATCAGGGAAAACTATCTCGTCATAAAACTCTACAACAACAGGCTTCTTTGCGGACATGGAACTGTTTTCATCCTCTGGATACAACTTCAAGTGATGATATCTGTATATATATCACTCTTCAATAGAATACAAGGTTCAGAAATTATTTTGGCATTCACATAAAATGGTTTGCAATCTGCATGACTAGTAACAAAGGATACGAGGTTGTATTGTCATCTAGTATATCATTAGATAATATTCAAGCACTTGGGCCACATATACTGCACACTCTTACCAAACTTTGCAGTTAGAAAAATAGATGTTATTTATATAGTCATCCAAGCTTATCATTGATAATAATGAAGCACTCCAGCCATATTGCTCAATCTATCTAACTAAACTTAGCAGGGAATAGAGCTGCACTCTTGTAGAATTTCAGAAGCATAAGCAAATTGTAGACGATTGAAACATGCCAGAAAATCAGTTGACATTTTGCATACCATAAAAAAATTCAAGCATACTTGAACCTCTACACTGAACCAAGAAATCGGAGCATCAATAAAAggttcaataatatattttttttcctggAAGCAGACTACCAGCAACTAAATCCAAAGCAGTAACCAACCACTCACAAGTTCAAAGGCTTGTCACAAACATCACTGTGAAAATAAAGTGTGATCGCAACTTCAAATTCCCCCCATCCTGCCTCTGAGAGTTCAAAAGGTGGTGACTCCACAACACGGGTGGGATTATTGAAACTAGAATGCAACTGAAAAACAACACGCTTTATTACCGCCCCAAGATCCTCATTGGTTGCTCCACGAACATATACTGTCCATTTATGCGACTGATACCTTACATAACACAAACATGGCGACTTTCTCAactttaaaatccattttagtGACTTCAAGCAAAACATTAGATCAGTTAGAGGCAATGTAGGATACTTACTCGCTAGCCTTTTTCCCAAGCCAAAATGCTATGTTCCCATACACTATTGGAACGCTTATTTCCACATCTTTGAGTTTCTTACCCAGGTTCTACACAAAACCCAGAAATGGTTATACTTGTATAATGATCAATACAAAGAACCTATTTAGTAAAAAATACAGAGGAATTTGTTTTCACTTTGTATGATATTCTAAAATCATATTTGCTGTTCTGAAC encodes the following:
- the LOC114169652 gene encoding transcription initiation factor TFIID subunit 14b isoform X1, encoding MTNSSSSKKHGQDQPELSGPTPKSQRTKMGKSEDNDKKNLGKKLKDVEISVPIVYGNIAFWLGKKASEYQSHKWTVYVRGATNEDLGAVIKRVVFQLHSSFNNPTRVVESPPFELSEAGWGEFEVAITLYFHSDVCDKPLNLYHHLKLYPEDENSSMSAKKPVVVEFYDEIVFPDPSEAFLSRLQSHPAVNLPRLPPGLTLPPPVPVEDASKRRKGDTKDHSLSQWFTNFSEADELLQLAAARQQVQAHIAKLRRQINLIDGQHQQFKSSSDQ
- the LOC114169652 gene encoding transcription initiation factor TFIID subunit 14b isoform X2 — translated: MSAKKPVVVEFYDEIVFPDPSEAFLSRLQSHPAVNLPRLPPGLTLPPPVPVEDASKRRKGDTKDHSLSQWFTNFSEADELLQLAAARQQVQAHIAKLRRQINLIDGQHQQFKSSSDQ